The Chloroflexota bacterium genomic sequence TTAGTTGCAGCCGAGCCAATCGCCAAGCTGCCGCCGTTTCCCCGAACCTAACCAGCCAAGCTGCTGAGCCAGAGAGCCTTGGCCTGCCCAAAGGCACACTACACGAAGCCGAATTGCTGGTCGCTGACGAAACCCGCAGCTTTATCTATTATCTGCCAGCAAAGCTTGACCCAGCCGGAGCGCCATTGGTTTTTATGTTGCATGGCGGCGGTGGGCTTGGCAATTCGGCCATGACATTAACCACCCAAGAACGTTGGAATACCCTCGCCGACCAACATGGCTTTATTGTGGCCTATCCTGATGGCATGAATCGACGCTGGAACGATTGTCGCAGCGATTGGGATAATCCTTCAACCAGCGATGATGTGCAATTTATCAGCAAGTTGATTGACCATTTTGCTCAACGCTATGCAATCGATCAGACGCGGGTTTATGCTACAGGCCACTCCAATGGCTCGATGATGTCGCTACGACTAGCGCTCGAATTGCCTGATCGGATTGCGGCGGTGGTTGGTAGCGCGGGGTATATGGCCCAAAATAGCCAGTGTAAAGTGTTGGGCACGCCTGCCCCGTTGATGCTGTTGGCGGGCACTGCCGACCCAATTATGCCCTATGCTGGTGGGTTAATTGATATTCCAGGCGATAGCCAGCAAGGCCAAGTGCTTTCCGCCGAGGCGACTATCCAAATGTGGCTCGATATGTTGAGCCTTACCAACTCGCCCAGCATTAGCCATTTGCCTGATGTTAACCCTGATGATCATAGCACGGTGACGATCAGTAGCTACCAAGATAACCTTGTTAGCTTCTATCGGATTGATGGTGGCGGGCATAGTTGGCCCAGCCTCGACCAGCCATCACGCTTGAAAGAACGCCAAAACCCGCATAACCGCGATTTTTATGCTGCCGACGCAGCTTGGGAATTTATGCAGCAACATCGGCTTGGTGAATAGAGTTTTTTGATCCACGAAGGACACGAAGCACGCGAAGGATGAGGCTGAAGGGCTATGGGCTATTTGGATTGTTTGAAACACCACGTCATGTTCCGATAGCCTAGCGCCACAAGCCGATTGCTAATTGAATCATCAGATACATCGCGTTCTTCGTGGTTGAATTTCATCCTTCATCCTTCATCCCTGATAAAGTGGTATGCTAGACGCTGGAAAACAAGCCAAACAGTGTTTGGTGTGGATTAAAGGATTATCAGTATGAAGCAGATTCGCCGAATCGGGTTAATCATGTTGAGCTTAAGTTTGTTGGCTTGTGGGGCCACAAATACCAGCGTACCAACTACTCCCGCTGACCCAACTAGGGCCGCTAACCCTGCGCCAACCCTCAGTGGTGAGATAAATGTATTTGCTGCCGCCTCATTAACTGGCGCATTCACTGAGATTGGTAACGCATTTCAGACAACCCATCCTAATACCAAAATCAATTTCAATTTTGCTGGCTCGGATCAGCTGGCAACTCAGATTACCCAGGGTGCACCTGCTGATGTTTTTGCTTCAGCCAATTCTAAACAGATGCAGGTTGCGGTTGATGCTGGCATGATTGATGCTTCAATGCGTCAACCTTTTGCCCGTAATCGTTTAATCGTGATTTATCCCCAAGCCAACCCGGCCCAAATTCAAAGCCTTCAAGATTTAGCCAAGCCTAAACTGAAATTGGTATTGGCCAGCGCAAGTGTGCCAGTTGGCAATTATGCCCTAGATTTTTTGGCGAAAGCCTCAGCTTTGCCCGAATTTGGTACAAGCTATAGCCCAACTGTCTTGTTGAATGTTGTTTCGTATGAAAATAATGTCAAGGCTGTTTTGAGCAAAGTTTCGTTGGGCGAGGCCGATGCAGGCATTGTCTATAGCACCGATGCTGCTTCGGTTACTGATGGCAGCATTGGCACGTTGGCAATTCTCGATCAGTTGAATACGATCGCCACCTATCCGATTGCAATCACCCAAAATAGTGCCAATCCACCACTTGCCCAAGCCTTTGCTGATTTTGTGTTAACTTCCGCAGGCCAACAGATTTTGGCACAGTATGGCTTCATCACCATCACCGATCCTTCAGCATTATCTCCTTATCAACTATTGATTGCTGGCAATTTGACGACACCACTGACCCTAACCGCCGAACTGATCAAGAACTATGAGCAACAACAAGTTGAATTCAATGGTCAAAGCTATCGTGGTTTGGGCTTTGGTCAATTGTTGATCCAAATTCAACCTAAGGGCAATGCTCGAACATTTAGCTTGCTCAGTAGCGATGGCAGCCAAACGGTGCTAGCAATTGCCGACCTCACTGCCGACCCACGGGCAATTATTGCTGTCGAAGCTGATGGCAGTTTTACCAGTATTATTCCGAGCAACCAGACTGCCAGAGAGCTTAAAAACATCGTCAAAATTACGGTAGAATGAACCTATAATTTGCGCAGATCCAGCAACAGGATAGGATGAAAGCCTATCCTGTTTTTATAGGTGGTCCATGGGAAACAATCGTTTTCGTCGCTCGTTTTGGTTGATGCTGAGTAGTTTGCCATTGCTTGGTTTTCTACTGATCCCCTTAATTGCGTTAGCGTTGCGGGTTCCAATTGAGGCATTGGCTAGTACGTTTGCTAAACCAGCCGTGCGCGAAGCCCTCAGCCTGAGCCTGCTTACCACCAGCAGTAGCATGCTGATCACGCTCATTTTCGGGACACCGATCGCAATCCTGCTTTCTCGACCGCGCTTTCGTGGCCAAACCCTGCTTGATACCTTGATTGATCTACCGATGATTTTGCCGCCCTCGGTTGCCGGGATTGCCCTGTTGATGGCGTTTGGGCGGCGCGGTTTGCTCGGCCAATATCTCCGCCTGATCGAGATCGAGTTACCATTTACCACGGCGGCGGTGGTTTTAGCCCAAGTTTTCGTGGCCTCACCCTTTTATATTAAAGCCGCCGCCGCAGCTTTTGCCACGATCGATCACGATTTAGAGGATGCAGCGGCGCTTGATGGGGCGAATTCGCGCCAAATCTTTTGGTTTATCAGCATTCCGCTGGCTTGGGCAGGCGTGGTGAGCGGTGCAGTTATGACTTGGGCACGCGCTTTGGGTGAATTTGGGGCCACGATCATTTTTGCTGGCAATTTCGTGGGTCGCACCCAAACCATGCCTTTGGCTATTTACCAAGGCTTTGAGCAAGATTTAAATGTGGCATTAATTTTGGCTATGCTGCTACTGGTAGTTTCCTTTGGCATTTTAGGTTTGGTTAAAGGGCTATTGGCGCAACGTTTACGCTAAGATTATTTTAATCTGGACATCAGCAATTTCTCATGCAACTCTTATTGATCCCAACCGTCAAATCAAGCACAATCGTGTTCTACGTAGCCGTTTGCTGCGTAGTATTGTAAGCGAAAGGATCGACGATGATTAAAGCTTCACGACGGATGCTCGGTTTGTTGGCGGCAACCTGTGCTTTGGCTTTGGCTCCCTTGACTCCCACCGTAGCAGCGCCCAACGCCTTGGATGTAAGTGTTTTTTGCGAAAATCTAGGTATGCGTAATAACCAAGGCTCATTCTCGTGCGATGCGTTTGCCAGCGGTGGAACTGGCGATTATAGCTATAGCTGGTCGGCGGTGCAAAATGCTACGATTCTGGAAAACTGGGGTAGCTATATTTACGGGAGCTGTGCGATTAACCAAAGTGCTCGAGTGAACGTTGTGGTTACTGATAGCAGCGGAGCCAGCGTCAGCAAAATTGGGCGCGTGGTCTGCCGCAAGGTCGCCTCGTAAGTTCGGCTAATTGGTCATGGGCATCCCTTCCTCTTCGCGATCTCCCGCGCGATGCCCAGTTTTTTAGTAGCAACAACCTCCAAAATATTGCCGATTTGATCTTCTATTACGCCTTTGACCCGCTGATTGAGCAAACGATTACGTTAATAAAGTTAATATTTATTAATAGACATTTAATAGATTATCTTTTGACAAAGCCAATATATTCAGCACAATAGAGGTCTACGTACATAGTTAGTATGTATAGCTGTATTTTTGGAAGGATTGGCAATGTTTAAAACGTCACGACGGGCAATTGGTTTATTGATAGCGACCTGTGCTTTAGCCTTGGCCCCTTTGACTCCGACCGCTGCTGCCCCCAAGCCCTTAACGGTGGTGATCAA encodes the following:
- a CDS encoding alpha/beta fold hydrolase, with the translated sequence MQIQRVCYFLGLLGVSLSLFSCSRANRQAAAVSPNLTSQAAEPESLGLPKGTLHEAELLVADETRSFIYYLPAKLDPAGAPLVFMLHGGGGLGNSAMTLTTQERWNTLADQHGFIVAYPDGMNRRWNDCRSDWDNPSTSDDVQFISKLIDHFAQRYAIDQTRVYATGHSNGSMMSLRLALELPDRIAAVVGSAGYMAQNSQCKVLGTPAPLMLLAGTADPIMPYAGGLIDIPGDSQQGQVLSAEATIQMWLDMLSLTNSPSISHLPDVNPDDHSTVTISSYQDNLVSFYRIDGGGHSWPSLDQPSRLKERQNPHNRDFYAADAAWEFMQQHRLGE
- the modA gene encoding molybdate ABC transporter substrate-binding protein, which translates into the protein MKQIRRIGLIMLSLSLLACGATNTSVPTTPADPTRAANPAPTLSGEINVFAAASLTGAFTEIGNAFQTTHPNTKINFNFAGSDQLATQITQGAPADVFASANSKQMQVAVDAGMIDASMRQPFARNRLIVIYPQANPAQIQSLQDLAKPKLKLVLASASVPVGNYALDFLAKASALPEFGTSYSPTVLLNVVSYENNVKAVLSKVSLGEADAGIVYSTDAASVTDGSIGTLAILDQLNTIATYPIAITQNSANPPLAQAFADFVLTSAGQQILAQYGFITITDPSALSPYQLLIAGNLTTPLTLTAELIKNYEQQQVEFNGQSYRGLGFGQLLIQIQPKGNARTFSLLSSDGSQTVLAIADLTADPRAIIAVEADGSFTSIIPSNQTARELKNIVKITVE
- a CDS encoding ABC transporter permease, coding for MGNNRFRRSFWLMLSSLPLLGFLLIPLIALALRVPIEALASTFAKPAVREALSLSLLTTSSSMLITLIFGTPIAILLSRPRFRGQTLLDTLIDLPMILPPSVAGIALLMAFGRRGLLGQYLRLIEIELPFTTAAVVLAQVFVASPFYIKAAAAAFATIDHDLEDAAALDGANSRQIFWFISIPLAWAGVVSGAVMTWARALGEFGATIIFAGNFVGRTQTMPLAIYQGFEQDLNVALILAMLLLVVSFGILGLVKGLLAQRLR